tttcatgattttacatcaaccaataaatatttattaacgcagttatcataaaattacaaagtCATCCATACGACGAACAATCAAACATATACCAACTCAcgatataatatatttaaaattattgtttattttattattgtccAGCTTAGTCAAATTGAAGTGTATCATCCaataatcttattaaatataatatacagcATTACATATTCGTCTAATATGATATCCtcgtttattatttattcaaatataaaatgaatgattaattaattttactatttgtAGAATATATAATGAGCATCACCAAATACTACTCAAGGGTAAGTGGATAGCTCTGACTGCAGCGCACACAAAGTAAATAAGGCGTGTTCgtgattaatttgaaaagaggcgtgttaatattttttagggatCAATTAGACGTTTATTATACACAGATTAATCAATTTGAAAGATCTGagaattattacaattttatactGCATTGAAATAATCAACACGCATAGCTGATCAATTGGAGTGTAATATGTTTCAATCAActagaaaaagataataacTAATGATGCGTCTAAATGATATTACCTAATTAATTGCGTTTAATTTCCAGTAGTTTCAAAAGGAGAGTTTTTCCCTAGTGTCTCATCACctattgaatttgataaatGGTGTTGGATTGTCAAAGTTATTATCATTTTGTCATTACCTAACTCAATTTTCGAATCTaaggttttataattttaggaatTATGGATTCAAACTCTGATATATGCGTGGGACGTTGTTTCTACAAAATGGTGGGTGTATGTTATACTGAATAATAGgtattagataaatttaatttatcttgaCATTATTGATAAGagtatgattgttgtaataatttttgtcacaTATCGATATTCACCAGAcatgattgtaattaatttaattcaattaataatagttcattgctcttactttgaaaaaaaaaatcaaaaattgccataatttttgaaattggaAAACAACGACCGAGCACAAAATACTACATATAATGTTACATCTGAATTAAACGATTTTGATTTGAGGAGATGATATAGAGAAAGAGTTTCAGTTCAAATCACTGAATAcgaaagaatttaaaatgaattgatttaccaataaatataatttaaaatccattgtaatatgaaattattcaacaaaaattaaaagaaaatgtcattAGAGATTTGAAATCCCCAACTTCAAATACATCAATCCCAAACACAAGGAGTTGTAAGTAAAAAGAGGACTTTTCCCTTCCTAAGCCAGAGGATCCTCCCCGGCCAAGAGTTTCCTCATCTTTATTTCTAGGACATTACCAAGGGGCTAACCATTCTTGGCAGCAGTGTCAAATTAGATGGCTGTTTGTAGGACTTAAGTCTCTTCAAATGTGATTCTACATGACAGCTACTGAGGCCACCGTTCTCCTCATTATCACCCTTCATCCTCTTCGTCTGATCCTCTAGCTTCAGTTTTGTTCTCTTGGTGCCTCAGCTGAACACCAAGCACTAAAACATCAGCACAGTGACCACCTACATTGTGCAGACACAATACGCTAATGCAGTTTGACATTTTCACACTCGACGTAATATAAGAATTTCCTGCCTCAGCCTGTAATGGGCGTGGTTTGCTTGTCCTAGGCTCTCTGATCTTTGACATTGCAAGTTCTAACTCTTTCTGTTTCACCATTGAATGTTTTGGTGCCTCTAAGAAACATGGAAATAAAGAAAtgctatattattaattgatagaAGTACATTGGCTTACATTTCTTGATCTGGTAAATACCTGTTCGTCAATAAAACTTTCTTGAATCAGTGAATAAATAGACACATCAATAGGATTAGCTTAAATGGCTACAGTAAATCACTCCAATTTTATAAGAACGCAGCAGATCAAACAGAACCTCGTGCACAAGATAACCTATATGTAGGTACCCATGTTCTTAGGTATGTAGACATAGAGCACCAGTGGGGGAGGGCAGGGGGTTGTGGAAAACCACCTTACAAGACCTGAATCTGCAGAGCGTGGTCAACATGTTAGAACGGCATAAGAAAGTTCAACTCTTCCAATGCAGCCCACGGCTCTGCTTGTGGATTTCCACCCTCATTCATTCCATTGTCTCCGGAGTCTTGGATGTCATCTATGGAAAACTTCAGAAATTGCAGAAGCCATGAGAATCACATTTAGCtttgtaataaaatagtttGGTAATTAATCACATAGGATAAGCATTACCAGCAGATTAGATTTCAACAACTTCATGAGGCATTAACAAGCTTTGGACGCCGAGTCTTTGGATCAACTTCTACTCGGAGGCCTAGCCCAGCTATTTCAGGAACATCGACAGACCCTTGGAGCTCCAAGTTAGCAACTAATAGTTGGTTTTCCGTATTCCCTTCCAAAACATTTCTCATTGACCAAATGCCCCACTCCCTCAAGAATGGATTATCTTCATCTGTAACACACTGTTGTAACAAGAGATGAATCCCGTCCAGTTCTCTTATTTCGTCCTGAATGTGCTTCTTGCGGTAGCTACAGTTTCCAATAATGGCAACAACATCTCTTCGGAAACCTCTGTAAGGGCAGTATTTGAATGGCTGCGAAGTTGTCCCATCTTTGGCCTCACTGTGGATCATTGCTTTCCTAATGATTGCTGGAGGCTCTAGGTCGCGAAGCAATgttataagaaatttaataagcCCTGCTGATACTAGTGTGTCAACAGCATCCCCTTTCTCATCCTGGTTTGCAACTTTTGGACCACCAGAAGCACTAATATCTCGTAAAATAGACAACGCGTAGCCAATAACATCAATATCAGCTGAACCAGTTGGAAGCGAAGACTTCCCTCGGGTGCTAAAGTCAACAACCCCAACGGCATTTctcaatatttgaaaaatgcatGACGAGAACTTGTTGGGAACAACAATATCTCCTATCCgctcatttaatatttcggAAAGAATCCTCAGCAAAAATGCTTGCTGAGCTCcaatatgattaatttgagATACATTATCATCAGAATTCTCAGCTTCAGCCACTGGAGataatttagagaaaaatgtCCAAAAGTAAGATTCTTCTAGGCAAATTCTTGAGAGAAGCAATTTCACCCAATCTTCCCTAAAACCAGCTGCagaaatcaaaacataaattaatgaaatgcATTAAGAATTTGTTTTATGCCATTGTTTTCTATTCACTagcaagaaattaatattaaaattaacaaggTCCCTACCTACTGTAACTGTCCGTATAATTTCTATTATGATATCCATCCCTTGATCTGAAAATAGATCTGCAGAATGCTCACTACTACCTTCGGAACATGTATAGATAATCATGCACAAAGGATCACATGTTTCACTGCTTTGAACTCTAGCAATATCCAGAAATCCAAGGGGGAAGAAGTGGCGCCATACAACATGGCGATGCTGTTCACCGGCTAATGAAACATTTCCTAGAACTTGCAACAACATACGAAGTATCCCATTATCAGAACCAGAAGTTAGCGCCATAGAACTAATGATAGTTGATAGAATCTCAACACCATGTTGTTCAATAAATAGGTTCTGGTTTGTTATTTCTCCTGCACACAAATTCCTGAGTAGCTTTATGGACAAAAGAAGATCTTGACCAGAAAGTTGGGATGCAGATCGGCAAAGTTCAAGGACTGGTAGAAGGACACATTTGGAAGCTAGGTCTAACCGTCCATCAGAAGATTTGGCAGTTCCAATCAGACACTCTAGCGCTTCATTTATAGTCGAGGAATGGGAAGCAATAAACAGCGGCTCAAGTGCATTATTCGGAACAGAAAAGTTTGGTGGCATTGTATCATCCATACTCATACAACAAGAGAATTTATACTGGAGTCACCGTGAGACTTAAAACTGAGTACTCAAGAAGCAGAGTCCTGCAAACACAGACATGTAAACATTTAATATACAAATAGTTCAAGACTTCTGTGCAGCAAGAACGGGACAACATGATAGAAGAAAAGTTCTTGTTtcctttctcaaaattcacaCTCATAAACACACGCAAAAGCACGGAAAAATCCGTCATCCCAACAGAAGTGCTTTAACGGCCACCAAGGCATCAACAGGAGGTGAAATCCATAACTAATCTCTATCTCTACTCCAAAAGAAACAcattaaaaactgaaaacaaatatgatcATCACattattgaaaaacaaatatgatcATCACATTAACATACAAAGTACGGACAACTAAAAAAGGCAATCATACTATCATTAATCATTTGCGGTTCCCAGAAGCCACAACATTTCTCGGACATTTGAAGCACGTTTTAATTTAGCATAAAAGGCCACCATTCCCAGCTCTAGAAAATTAACGCAAAATAGACAGAAGAATGGCATCAAAAGCACACATATGCACAGACAGAAATTTCTGCCATCAGAGTCAACTTCTTCCTCAATAGCTGTATCAAAAATGATCAGAAGCTCTGTTAATCGCGAAGAATAAAGCTCAAAAACATACCACCTACAGTAGAGTTATAAAGGAACTAAACCTTAAAACTATGACAAGCTCTTCTCTCTCAATCTAGCAGCCCACGTACCCGACAGAGTGGCGGCAGGAAAGCGGAGGAGAGGGGGGGCGCGACGGTGGAGGGTTCGGGAGGGGGAAGCAGgattttagaataaatgagcaaattaaaGAACCGTGACATATAATTCGAAGTTTTTTCAATATACACatcatttttcaatatcaattactcttttttttaataaaaaattaagataatttcGATTTCCTATTATCACCAACGAATTTCATggatcataaattatttactaagaATTACTAGCAATATCATTATATTGACGAGAGGATCAAATGCAGAATATTTGATTAGCGATTCAAACACgttgtatgtgtaatttaaatttttattatatttatttaattgaatgaaaatacaGTGAAATAAGAaagtgttatattttaaaaattcatttaaacatttttctatgttttaaaaaaaaaaagtatcatttgactttttaaatatagcaTATTTGTCCCTCAATGATAGTTGAAACTAACgatactaaattatttgtaaaaagaCCGTTAtgcttttataattaatatattatttcttattttcataattaataaatattttttattgtacaaATCCCCCCGCCCCTCAACTTGGTTGATCGCGATGCGACAGTCACCCAAGAGAGATTTGGGTAACAACAACCGTCGCATTGTTGTCgcccatttttttaaaatttaattttaaaattttaataaatttaaaaaatattttatactttttaaaaaattaagaaataatttaagttaaacatttaatatttttaccaaaagaaaaattttaaattttaaattcataagccaataaagttatattaatataatttacttaaatacatttaaactaaataataacttaaattaatcaataatatgtaattattataattgaataaatttatattcatatagatatttaaatgCATAAtgttctaatttaattttttaatttacatcatttattttttaaacaaattatacaCCTTTCTAggaggaaaataaaattaagaaaaaccaCAAAAGCACCCTCAAActtgaagaaacaaaagggtcttatttagtattattaaGATTTGTttccattaaataataaatttttttattagttaaaatttattattattttttctatattaacaaaaaaaatctcgATTGAGATTTATTCCAAATCGAACAAATTTTTTCTGTCTCAACTAATTTTATGTCAGTGAAATTGtatttcttcatatatattaatgtgataagatatataacaataattggattatgaaaaatttatctaCGTAAAATGGAAGCTGAGATTTtccaatataattatagttcAAAGGGTTTGGAAATGATAGATGACCTATTTTTAAGTGCAAAATGAGATCTTTTGACCTAGtgggataataattaatgttccattttttataatcataatatCCCAAAAATGACCCTAGAAATGAACCAGAATTATTCAGAAGAATCTGCTGCCATTCCAAGCAACAGATAGATACAAAGAGAGTCACGGGCGCACGCACACTGAgcggtgtgagtgtgtgtatcATCAGTGAGAGATGTCGGACGAGGAGCACCACTTCGAGTCCAAGGCCGACGCCGGCGCCTCCAAGACCTTCCCACAGCAAGCCGGCACCATCCGCAAGAACGGCTACATCGTCATCAAAGGCCGCCCTTGCAAGGTTCTTCCGTCGTCACTCGCAAAACAACTACAACCTCGcaatatatgtgtaattatatgtgtGTCAGTTTGTGTAGAGATGAGAGTTTTTCTACTTCCTTTTCCGGgcttgctttattttttgataatttgttgTTAATCTATGGATCTGCTTTTTAGCGTTAGATTTATGTGATGCGTTGAGGGTTTCATTTATCTGTTAAATTTTCGTCCTTATGATGTTGTCTGACATGGATTTTTTGGAAGGGATGTTGATTTGTTGTTCAGAGGattagatttattttgtttttgctaAGTCTGATTTGAAAACTGTCATCGAGGAGCTGTTACAGAGGGAAAAAGGGGAAAGGAACTCATTTTATCGTAAGAATTGTTTggtggtttttattttatatgatggTCCTTTCAGAATGATATATTGTTTGAAATCTTTGGTATTAGTAATGGATTTGTTGTGATGAGGTGAAGAGAAGTActtaattttgcatttacaGTTGATCTTGAACTAAAGTATTATTGCTTGGGAGATTGACAGGACAGCTAAAAGTCTTGCTTTTTCATTAcccaaatcaaataaattagttattctGCCTGTAATTGCCAAacatttgtatttattatggcAAGAATTGTTTATGCCAAAGAAATAGTGTGCCTGCATTTACGGGTGTGCTGGAGTGACAGTGTTTTATGTTATTCTCCACGATTCTGCACTTATGCAGGTGTTTGGTCAAGATTCTTTTTTGGCGCAATGGATTTAACTTGTTCTCTTGGCTTTATTACATGGATTGGGCATGAAACAATTCCCCCCCCATTTATGGATGATCCTAGATATTAAAGTGTTCTCTTGTGGCAGGTTGTGGAAGTTTCTACTTCTAAAACCGGAAAGCATGGACACGCTAAATGTCATTTTGTAGGCATTGATATCTTCACTGGGAAAAAGCTGGAAGATATTGTTCCCTCTTCCCATAACTGTGATGTATGTTTATGTCTAATGGCtatcattttctttcctttttttttttcataaccTTTTTCCTAGTATTTGTACTGATTTCTTTTCCTCCTGCTGCTGTACAGGTTCCTCATGTCACCCGTACAGACTACCAGTTGATTGATATATCTGAGGATGGATTTGTATGTCTACTCTAAAGGACTTTTCTTGActgtattatattttgaattatagcAATTTCACTGCTGAAATGTTTCAGGTCAGTCTGCTGACTGAAACTGGTAATACCAAGGATGATTTAAGGCTGCCAACTGACGAGAACCTTCTATCCCAGGTATACATTATGATTCTACTTGTGTTGTGGAActtaggatttatttttagattacaTTTGGATTCAAAGATTTGATGTTGAGGAAAGGATTTGAACTTTAGGTTTTTAATGACTTCAGTTCTATATTGATTTGAGCTGCACAATGATGATGGGACAAATAGCAAAAAATGGGTGTGAAAGATTTAGACATCAGCTGTAACTCAAATATATCCAAACAATTGAATGAGTGCAATTGATGGTTATCAtacatttgaaattcttagCTTCCAAACAAATCATTCTGGGTAATCTCAACCTCGAATGTTAGAGAGCAAAATCATAAATGCGCAGTGTGTCTTTTTGATTATTGACTGCGGTAGCAATACAAGGAAAACGATAAAAGAAACTACCCACAAGTCTTGATGCATTTATGAGGAAACAAATGAGGgagaaaaaaaagcaaaactGTTGTTCATGTATGCATACTTTTGATTTGTTATGAGCCGATTTTATTGTTAATCTATTTAGACAGCAGTAGGAATTTGGTGCACCTTTACATGATTCCAGTAAGACTGTCAGACAGCGTTCAGTTATTCAAATGGCTGAGATAGCTTTCGAAGTTTTGCAACTATTACCACTTGGTAATACATCTTTCTcctaaatatttgattattgtttgTTCCTGCATCTCATGAGTTCAGATCAAGGATGGCTTTGCCGAGGGAAAGGACCTTGTGGTTAGTGTGCAGTCTTCAATGGGAGAAGAGCAGATATGTGCTCTCAAGGACATTGGTCCAAAGTAGTCGCCTTCCGTTCTGCAATTTATCACCAAGATGTTTTCTTGTACTATTTTGCCAATCTTGTCGTTTTCTCTTACTGAGTGGTTTTATCAGCTACCTCATGATCCTGAAGGTTGTTGGACAAACTTTGTCTATGTGTTTGTGATCGTTATGGATTTAATCTGTGAATTTGTGATGTACTTTGGTccaatcaattttgatttatcgTCTTGAAAGACTTCTGCAGCTCTTGATGTGTGCTGAACCTTATATGCAAGTCCATTCTGATTAGCCTGGTGCCAGCAGCTTAATCCTTGGGAGGTACTGCTACAATTACTGTCGTTTCTAGAAGCTGGTTGTAAGCTGTgactaaaatttaaagaaaactaCTTTTGGCCCtttgaaaataagaaattacatttacactccTTTTGAagatatttcatataattcGCACCTTGTTGTTAGGGTTTTGGATGAATAGTACTAATGTCGACAAAGAAATTAAGTGAtgtgaaataaattgattatatttgtaatataaatatatatatatatatatattggatgaatagaaaatattaaaaattagactaaagttatgagaaattattaaaaaaagagatgtGGATTTTGAGaagattgagaaaaataaaaaatgacagaaaaaaataatattaaaaggatatttttttattatttaattatatgaaaatatagaTATACGCATAGATATACGCTAACCAACCAACTTGCTAGGTTGTGTGTGGAGAGGACTTGTCAAAATCTAAGACCCAATCAATCAAATTCCTACGAACTTAAATTTAGCATAACAAATAAAGGATATATTCCTTTAATTaccatataaattaattaaagtttcaAACTTGTGAAACTATTACATTTTGACCCCTTATATTGcataacaatattatattcACCAGATCATGTAGTGAGGGTATATTTGTCCAGACTAGTTTGCACATCATTTTTTGATGAGTTTGAAAAATGCAGACATATAGTATAACAATATTAAGCAATTATCTATAGTAAATAGATAGTttacacacacagacacacacctATATACCATTAATTAAAGGTGATTGGTATATGATGGCTAGTTTTATTTACAACATATGTATTGActtaaatgttaaatttttcgtaaaaatttagttagaaaattaatttgatccgtcaaactaaaatatatatttttcgaaCACTCTATTATATACATTCTTCaaccttatatttttataaaaccatgttgacttattttttttcattacgcaactatcattaattataaattactttaatttgtatttttcttagaGTTGATTTGCATCGACAATTCAtgatacataatatataaattattatatttatatgtacattCGTACCGACGGTGTTTCATtcactaatatttattaagcGACTCTTATAATAACTACCATagttaacaaaatataaatattttaaactgtCCTCCTTccacaaataacaaaaattttgattaaattattttattaataattttctatttatgcacatctaaaataatttattttgacaagttatttgtttttgtttttattttattgaataaatataataaaaaattaatagcgGACCCACATCAAATGtggtaattttgataatttttaggggtgtaagtataattgtGGCAAAATTCCATAGAAGCCAAAAGTCAACTTTTCAAGGTAGTTACATGCGGCCGTACGTTAGATGTTGTGAGCACGTGCATGCGTTGACCACGTGACGATCAATCCCtaagaattaagaaaaaggggaaaaagcaaaaagaaagaagaaaacagaCAAAAACGAAGCACAGTTGGGTCGTAATCATTCATTATCCGGGTCGGGTCTGTCCGCCTGACGATCACATTTTACAGCCCCACTGCAtgtcctctctctctctctctcctcttccCTCGCTCCATTTTattatcctatattttttttatttgatttttgtgatACAATGATCAACGGGAATGTGGTATGATATCCAATCACAAACGGGAATTAATTTGTCTCCCTCTCATTCTTCTCCCTAACCTCAAACCCTGAAACTCTGGATTAATCAATTGACTACTGTCTCACTTGCTTCCTAGATTCTCtgttcttgaattaattcttgGCTTTGTTCATTTCTTGAGCTGAAATTTGGGTCAAGAAAAGCAATAATTTACTCTTGAGGGTCAAAACCCTTTGCTGGGATTGCGATATTTGATCTGGGTTTGTTGAATTGTTGCTCGTAGCAGTGAATTTATGATTGCATTATGGCTGATTGGTAAATTGCGGGAAATCTGTTTGTTAGTTAGGTCTAATTGAGGGGAAAAATTGGGATACTTGATGCGGAGAAGGGGTTTTGGATCCGATCAGGGATAAAACAGCGCCATTAGATGGCGCTGTTCAGAAGGTTCTTCTATCGAAAGCCGCCGGATCGTCTTCTAGAGATCTCTGAGAGGGTCTACGGTATGCTTCAAGctagtttttcttgtttaattatGACTTCGATTCTTGAGTGCTgggaattttgaattataatgtCATTGTAATGGCTTGGTTTGTTGGACGTCTGAGCTATGATGGGTAAGTCATGGGATTAATTAGCTTTAACTTGTGCGGAATTCTTGCTTGAGTTGGGTTGGCTTTTGTGGGGTACATGCATCATTACTGTTTCTTGGATGCTGCAACTAAAAGTTGAAGTTTTATGTGCCCTCCTTGGCTGGAATGCAAAAACTATATCATAACTTCTTTTGGAAGTAAAGAGGCTTCTGAATATTTTAAAGTCTGGGCATTTCAGTTTTGTTTGGGGTCAtcgtgtaaatgtaatttcaaacAGAAATCAATGTTTTGTGTTTAAAAAGTTGTTTTGGATCTCTA
This is a stretch of genomic DNA from Sesamum indicum cultivar Zhongzhi No. 13 unplaced genomic scaffold, S_indicum_v1.0 scaffold00269, whole genome shotgun sequence. It encodes these proteins:
- the LOC105180002 gene encoding ataxin-10, which translates into the protein MSMDDTMPPNFSVPNNALEPLFIASHSSTINEALECLIGTAKSSDGRLDLASKCVLLPVLELCRSASQLSGQDLLLSIKLLRNLCAGEITNQNLFIEQHGVEILSTIISSMALTSGSDNGILRMLLQVLGNVSLAGEQHRHVVWRHFFPLGFLDIARVQSSETCDPLCMIIYTCSEGSSEHSADLFSDQGMDIIIEIIRTVTVAGFREDWVKLLLSRICLEESYFWTFFSKLSPVAEAENSDDNVSQINHIGAQQAFLLRILSEILNERIGDIVVPNKFSSCIFQILRNAVGVVDFSTRGKSSLPTGSADIDVIGYALSILRDISASGGPKVANQDEKGDAVDTLVSAGLIKFLITLLRDLEPPAIIRKAMIHSEAKDGTTSQPFKYCPYRGFRRDVVAIIGNCSYRKKHIQDEIRELDGIHLLLQQCVTDEDNPFLREWGIWSMRNVLEGNTENQLLVANLELQGSVDVPEIAGLGLRVEVDPKTRRPKLVNAS
- the LOC105180003 gene encoding eukaryotic translation initiation factor 5A, encoding MSDEEHHFESKADAGASKTFPQQAGTIRKNGYIVIKGRPCKVVEVSTSKTGKHGHAKCHFVGIDIFTGKKLEDIVPSSHNCDVPHVTRTDYQLIDISEDGFVSLLTETGNTKDDLRLPTDENLLSQIKDGFAEGKDLVVSVQSSMGEEQICALKDIGPK